The following are encoded together in the Scytonema millei VB511283 genome:
- a CDS encoding glutathione S-transferase family protein produces the protein MLKLYGGAFSRAAIVQWYLEELEVSYEFVMLDMKAGEHLQPEYLAINPFGKVPAIVDGDVRLWESGAILAYLADKYEKAELSIEERAQLSQWILFANATLGPGIFVEANRDREMPRLMTTLDRILEQQSYLLGQQFSVADVAVGSILSYIPIMLKLDLSEYPAVVSYAKRLAERPAFQKSMGSRRGG, from the coding sequence ATGCTCAAGCTTTATGGTGGTGCTTTTAGCCGTGCCGCGATCGTTCAATGGTATCTGGAAGAACTAGAAGTTTCCTACGAATTTGTGATGCTGGATATGAAAGCAGGAGAGCATCTCCAGCCAGAATATCTTGCTATCAATCCCTTTGGTAAAGTTCCAGCAATTGTAGACGGAGATGTTCGACTGTGGGAATCTGGTGCAATTCTGGCGTATCTTGCCGACAAATATGAAAAAGCTGAGCTGTCTATAGAAGAACGCGCTCAGCTGAGCCAATGGATTTTATTTGCTAATGCCACACTAGGACCAGGAATTTTTGTTGAAGCAAACCGCGATCGTGAAATGCCGCGTCTGATGACTACCCTAGATCGAATTCTGGAGCAGCAATCTTATTTGCTCGGTCAACAGTTTAGTGTAGCTGATGTCGCAGTCGGCTCTATCTTAAGTTACATTCCCATCATGCTAAAGCTAGATCTGAGTGAATACCCAGCAGTTGTTAGCTATGCCAAAAGACTCGCCGAACGTCCGGCATTTCAAAAGTCAATGGGTTCTCGCCGTGGCGGGTGA
- the psaM gene encoding photosystem I reaction center subunit XII: protein MNISDTQVYVALVVALLPGLLAFRLATELYK, encoded by the coding sequence ATGAATATATCAGATACTCAAGTTTACGTTGCTCTAGTAGTAGCGTTACTACCTGGTCTACTAGCTTTTCGGCTAGCTACCGAACTGTATAAGTAG
- a CDS encoding FAD-dependent oxidoreductase: MTSDRNGLEMLLDRDKPTVQSENLPYEVAVIGAGISGTALLYSLSKYTNVERILLIEKESEVGLCNSHKTMNSQTLHFGDIETNYTLEKAQKVNRAATLVKNYLLRNDTSQKSYSKYHKLVLAIGVEQVQELRDRYREFQSLFPQLKLIQKPDIEAIEPNVIKDRKPDEEIIALYSESGYTIDFQALSRSFLENSIETKKTIDILMSTKVKFLKKAQDLYYIQTDRGTFSAKTVAFATGAYSLLFAKTLGYGKDYALLNVAGSFYFSPGVLNGKVYTVQMKKIPFAAIHGDPEVHDQSLTRFGPTAKVTLLLENRKYATVLDYLKTAGFSINAIISFLNILSDPTIFKYILRNLIYDLPLVGKRLFLKEARKIVPSLQLSELQFAEGYGGIRPQIVNTKTKRLEMGEAKIVGENILFNITPSPGASTCLQNAEYDTDKIVAFLGSQYTFNKQQFWKDLGDE; this comes from the coding sequence ATGACGAGCGATCGCAACGGCTTAGAAATGTTATTGGATCGAGACAAACCGACAGTGCAATCTGAAAATCTTCCTTATGAAGTGGCTGTCATTGGAGCTGGTATTTCTGGAACTGCTTTGCTGTATAGCTTAAGTAAGTATACTAATGTAGAGCGGATTCTCTTAATAGAAAAAGAATCAGAAGTTGGCTTATGCAATTCTCATAAAACAATGAACAGCCAAACGCTTCATTTTGGCGATATAGAAACTAACTATACTCTAGAAAAAGCTCAAAAAGTGAATCGAGCTGCAACTTTAGTCAAAAACTATCTTTTAAGGAACGACACCAGCCAAAAAAGCTATAGCAAGTACCATAAATTAGTCTTAGCTATTGGAGTAGAGCAAGTTCAAGAACTGCGAGATAGATACAGAGAATTTCAATCGTTATTTCCGCAATTAAAATTAATTCAAAAACCAGACATAGAGGCAATTGAACCTAATGTTATTAAAGATAGAAAGCCTGACGAAGAAATTATAGCTTTATATTCTGAATCAGGCTACACAATAGATTTTCAGGCACTATCTCGCTCGTTTTTGGAAAACTCAATTGAAACTAAAAAAACAATTGACATTCTAATGTCAACAAAAGTTAAGTTTCTCAAAAAAGCGCAAGATTTATACTATATACAAACCGATCGAGGAACATTTTCGGCGAAAACCGTGGCTTTTGCCACTGGAGCATATAGTCTTTTATTTGCCAAAACTCTAGGTTATGGAAAAGATTATGCCCTTTTGAACGTAGCTGGAAGTTTTTATTTCTCACCAGGTGTTTTAAATGGCAAAGTCTACACCGTACAAATGAAAAAAATTCCCTTTGCTGCTATTCATGGAGATCCGGAAGTTCACGACCAAAGCCTGACTAGGTTTGGTCCCACCGCCAAAGTCACTTTACTATTAGAGAATCGCAAATATGCTACTGTTTTAGACTATCTTAAAACAGCAGGATTCAGTATTAATGCTATTATTAGTTTCTTAAATATACTATCAGATCCAACCATTTTTAAATATATTTTGAGGAATTTAATTTACGATCTACCGTTAGTCGGTAAAAGACTATTTCTAAAAGAAGCACGTAAGATTGTTCCTTCTTTACAACTGAGCGAATTACAATTTGCTGAAGGTTATGGAGGAATCAGACCCCAAATTGTTAATACAAAAACTAAGCGTCTTGAAATGGGAGAAGCGAAAATTGTTGGAGAAAATATTTTGTTTAATATAACTCCTTCTCCTGGTGCTTCTACTTGCTTGCAAAATGCCGAATACGATACTGATAAAATTGTCGCTTTTTTAGGCTCGCAATATACATTTAATAAGCAACAATTCTGGAAAGATTTAGGAGATGAGTAA
- a CDS encoding fatty acid desaturase: protein MTTLIPQPQQPTYGSFNTEIRLKDILKTIPKECFQRDRLQAWSQVFINIFMVVVGYVGLAIAPWYLLPFVWIFTGTALTGFFVIAHDCGHRSFAKRRWVNDLVGHTLLLPLIYPFHSWRILHNHHHLHTNKIGEDNAWQPFQPEFYASLGSLGQWGYRLMRGEFWWMASTLHWGALHFNWTRFEGKQREQVRFSAMLVIVFAAIAFPLLFATTGFWGVIKFWFIPWLVYHFWMSTFTLVHHTAVDIPFYHPHEWNAARSQLSGTIHCNYPQWVEFLCHDISVHIPHHISTAIPSYKLWQAYRSLQQNWGDYLHPESNFSWSLMQEITSQCHIYDPDNCYQSCREFRSGNRK, encoded by the coding sequence ATGACTACACTGATTCCACAGCCTCAACAACCAACTTATGGTTCCTTCAATACTGAAATACGTCTCAAAGATATCCTCAAAACCATACCTAAGGAGTGCTTTCAACGGGATCGCCTGCAAGCATGGTCGCAGGTATTCATTAATATTTTTATGGTTGTGGTGGGTTATGTAGGTTTAGCGATCGCGCCTTGGTATTTGTTACCCTTTGTTTGGATTTTTACCGGTACAGCGTTGACCGGTTTTTTTGTGATTGCCCACGATTGCGGACATCGTTCGTTTGCTAAACGTCGTTGGGTTAATGATTTAGTAGGTCATACGCTTCTATTACCGTTAATTTACCCTTTCCATAGCTGGCGCATCTTACACAATCACCACCACTTACACACTAATAAGATAGGTGAAGACAACGCATGGCAACCCTTTCAACCAGAGTTTTATGCTAGTTTAGGTTCCCTTGGACAATGGGGCTATCGACTGATGCGGGGTGAATTCTGGTGGATGGCTTCTACCTTGCATTGGGGAGCATTACACTTTAATTGGACTCGATTTGAAGGAAAACAGCGCGAACAGGTCAGATTTTCGGCAATGTTAGTCATTGTTTTTGCCGCGATCGCATTTCCGCTACTTTTTGCTACCACTGGTTTCTGGGGAGTCATCAAATTTTGGTTTATCCCTTGGTTGGTCTATCATTTTTGGATGAGTACTTTTACTCTGGTACACCATACAGCAGTAGATATTCCTTTCTATCATCCCCATGAATGGAATGCGGCGCGATCGCAGTTGTCAGGTACTATCCATTGCAATTATCCCCAATGGGTAGAATTTCTCTGCCACGACATTAGCGTCCATATTCCCCACCACATTTCGACTGCAATTCCTTCCTACAAACTGTGGCAAGCTTATCGCAGCTTACAGCAAAACTGGGGTGATTATTTACACCCAGAATCTAACTTTTCTTGGTCTCTAATGCAGGAAATTACGTCTCAGTGTCATATCTACGATCCTGACAATTGCTACCAGTCTTGTCGGGAATTTCGCTCGGGAAATAGAAAATAA
- a CDS encoding slr1601 family putative cell division protein: MNAIQPSRPPLQPQKTRRQDRRRKTVQRQQRHPNRTLVLENTAKLFANCAISAITLYSLVQLAPYLWSQQQKSKAINTEVKQIEQRVGHLRQDLNRYFDPRQSYSLMKEQNNLIEPGQRQVYFLDKSR, from the coding sequence ATGAACGCCATTCAACCGTCTAGACCACCTCTACAGCCGCAAAAGACTCGCCGCCAGGATCGCCGTAGAAAGACCGTACAGCGCCAGCAGCGTCATCCCAATCGCACGTTAGTTTTAGAAAACACTGCAAAACTATTTGCTAACTGTGCTATTTCTGCCATAACGCTGTATAGTTTGGTGCAGTTAGCACCTTATCTTTGGTCGCAGCAGCAAAAATCGAAAGCAATTAATACCGAAGTCAAGCAGATAGAACAGCGCGTCGGTCATTTGCGTCAAGACCTCAACCGCTACTTCGATCCCCGTCAAAGCTATTCTTTGATGAAAGAGCAAAATAATTTAATCGAGCCAGGACAGCGCCAAGTCTACTTTCTCGACAAATCTAGATAA
- a CDS encoding dipeptide ABC transporter ATP-binding protein, with product MSQALLCIDNLKVAYPHQKDWENLQWAVNGVSLTLQRGERLGLVGESGCGKSTLGRAVMRLLPTASRVNGKVMFEDRSVLDFTPTQMRQFRGEAVALVFQDPMTRLDPLMTIGKHCVETLRAHQPQLSERELRDKAIATLAAVKIPENRWHQYPHEFSGGMRQRVAIALALMLDPKLIIADEPTTSLDVTVAAQILKELMRLCRERDMALLLISHDLALVGEYCDRIGVMHDGELVETGSSQTVFRQPQHEYTRSLLQAALHIHGEQGAGSREQGAGGQGGQGSNSSHQPPATHQLPTTNYQLPILKITDLKQYYSLESNFIERLFKVEDQTIKAVDGINLELFPGEILGLVGESGCGKSTLSRTILQLARPTSGKVEWQGTDLTTLSRQELRLSRRQMQMIFQDPHACLNPTMTVGQNIAEPLLIHQIANPAEAKEQVMAMLKRVGLTPLENYYSRYPSELSGGQQQRVAIARALITRPRLIICDEPVSMLDASIQAQVLDLMLELKREFDLTYLFITHDLWVARFLCDRIAVMNSGQIVEIDTTQAIFNNPQHPYTQTLLAAAPLLGSR from the coding sequence ATGAGCCAAGCTCTACTTTGTATCGACAATCTCAAAGTTGCCTATCCACACCAAAAAGATTGGGAAAATCTGCAATGGGCTGTCAACGGCGTTTCTCTGACGCTGCAACGGGGCGAACGCCTGGGGCTGGTGGGGGAGTCAGGTTGCGGTAAATCGACTCTAGGGCGGGCTGTAATGCGCCTGTTACCAACCGCCAGCCGCGTGAATGGCAAAGTCATGTTTGAGGATAGATCGGTATTAGATTTCACGCCTACCCAGATGCGGCAATTTCGCGGGGAAGCAGTAGCACTGGTATTTCAAGATCCGATGACGCGCCTCGATCCGCTGATGACGATTGGCAAGCACTGCGTGGAAACTCTAAGGGCGCACCAACCCCAACTGTCAGAACGAGAACTAAGGGATAAAGCGATCGCCACTCTCGCCGCCGTGAAAATTCCCGAAAATCGCTGGCATCAATATCCACATGAATTTAGCGGTGGAATGCGCCAAAGGGTGGCGATCGCCCTAGCTTTGATGCTCGATCCCAAATTAATTATTGCCGACGAACCAACAACTAGTCTAGATGTAACCGTAGCGGCGCAAATCTTAAAAGAACTGATGCGCCTATGTCGCGAGCGGGACATGGCTTTGTTATTGATTTCTCACGATCTGGCACTGGTGGGAGAATACTGCGATCGCATTGGCGTAATGCACGACGGAGAATTAGTCGAAACTGGTTCCTCCCAAACAGTATTTCGGCAACCCCAACACGAATACACGCGATCGCTTTTGCAGGCGGCTTTGCATATTCATGGGGAGCAGGGAGCAGGGAGCAGGGAGCAGGGAGCAGGGGGACAAGGGGGACAAGGAAGCAATTCCAGCCACCAGCCACCAGCCACTCACCAACTACCAACTACCAATTACCAATTACCAATTCTCAAAATTACCGATCTCAAACAGTATTACAGCTTAGAAAGCAATTTTATTGAGCGGTTGTTTAAGGTTGAAGACCAGACAATTAAGGCTGTAGATGGCATAAATTTGGAACTTTTCCCTGGGGAAATTTTGGGATTAGTTGGAGAATCGGGTTGTGGTAAGAGTACTTTATCTAGAACAATATTGCAGTTAGCTCGTCCTACATCGGGAAAAGTAGAGTGGCAAGGCACGGATTTAACTACTTTGTCGCGACAAGAGCTACGCCTTTCTCGCCGACAGATGCAAATGATCTTTCAAGATCCCCATGCTTGTCTTAATCCAACAATGACAGTGGGACAGAATATTGCCGAGCCTTTGTTGATTCATCAAATAGCTAATCCTGCGGAAGCAAAAGAGCAGGTCATGGCAATGCTGAAGCGCGTCGGACTAACTCCACTAGAGAATTACTACAGCCGCTATCCTAGCGAACTATCTGGCGGACAACAGCAGCGAGTCGCGATCGCCCGTGCGTTGATTACTCGTCCGCGACTGATAATTTGTGACGAACCTGTCAGTATGCTTGATGCTAGCATCCAAGCTCAGGTACTCGATTTAATGCTGGAATTAAAGCGAGAGTTCGATCTAACTTATTTATTTATTACCCATGACTTATGGGTAGCTCGATTTTTATGCGATCGCATTGCTGTGATGAATAGCGGTCAGATTGTCGAAATCGATACGACTCAAGCTATCTTTAACAATCCTCAGCATCCTTATACCCAAACGCTATTGGCAGCTGCACCTTTATTAGGGAGTCGGTAG
- a CDS encoding photosystem II reaction center protein K — protein MEAALLLAKLPEAYSILDPLVDVLPLIPLFFLLLAFVWQAAVGFR, from the coding sequence ATGGAAGCCGCATTATTGTTAGCAAAACTACCGGAAGCATATTCCATCCTAGATCCTCTAGTTGACGTTCTGCCCTTGATTCCTCTATTTTTCTTGCTGCTAGCTTTTGTTTGGCAAGCGGCTGTTGGCTTTAGATAA
- a CDS encoding GNAT family N-acetyltransferase, with the protein MRGEEVMRTIRDAVVADLSEIVAIYNAAIPDRLATADLEPVSVESRTGWFFAHSPTERPIWVLEIDAAIAGWLSFQSFYGRPAYKATAEVSIYVAPSYRRCGVGRQLLSYAIEQSPSLELKTLLGFIFAHNQPSIELFDAFGFQRWGYLPQVANLDGVERDLVIMGKQIQ; encoded by the coding sequence ATGAGGGGTGAAGAGGTGATGAGAACGATTCGCGATGCAGTGGTTGCCGATTTGTCAGAAATTGTCGCAATTTATAATGCTGCAATTCCCGACCGATTAGCAACAGCCGATCTAGAACCCGTATCTGTAGAAAGCCGCACGGGTTGGTTTTTTGCCCATTCTCCGACAGAGCGTCCGATTTGGGTATTAGAAATAGATGCAGCTATAGCTGGCTGGCTGAGTTTTCAATCTTTTTATGGACGACCAGCTTATAAAGCAACTGCCGAGGTGAGTATATATGTTGCTCCTAGCTATCGTCGCTGTGGCGTGGGACGACAATTGCTATCTTACGCGATCGAGCAAAGCCCCAGCTTGGAGTTAAAGACTCTATTAGGCTTCATTTTTGCCCATAACCAGCCCAGCATAGAACTATTTGATGCATTTGGCTTTCAGCGTTGGGGTTATTTACCCCAGGTCGCCAATCTTGACGGTGTAGAGCGCGATTTGGTCATAATGGGAAAGCAAATTCAGTGA
- a CDS encoding tetratricopeptide repeat protein, producing MAANQSPIASKNGKRQPELALSDTYLRACAAEKSQQGKYAEAIALLSQLLYRCPGNAIDYNNRGLVYFQAGQFQEAIADYDRALELNPNLAKAYNNRANYHAACGNFLAALADYDRALDLNPSYVRALLNRGITLRDLERYEEAIESFDLALLLGQLEGRIYAERGRTYHLWGDWNCCISDYRRALELLPQHNSSNTDSALRLHAQVETWLNQLLTIDN from the coding sequence ATGGCGGCTAATCAGTCGCCAATAGCCTCCAAAAACGGTAAACGGCAACCAGAACTAGCCTTGTCCGATACATACTTACGTGCATGTGCTGCGGAGAAGTCACAGCAGGGAAAATATGCCGAGGCGATCGCCCTGTTAAGCCAACTGCTTTATCGTTGCCCTGGAAATGCGATCGACTACAACAATCGGGGATTAGTATACTTTCAGGCTGGTCAATTCCAAGAGGCGATCGCTGACTACGATCGCGCGCTAGAACTGAATCCGAATTTAGCAAAAGCTTATAACAATCGGGCTAACTACCACGCCGCCTGTGGAAATTTCCTCGCTGCCTTGGCTGACTACGATCGCGCCTTAGATCTAAATCCCAGCTACGTGCGGGCGTTACTCAATCGAGGCATCACTCTACGCGATTTGGAACGCTACGAAGAGGCAATTGAAAGTTTCGACTTGGCACTGTTACTAGGACAGCTAGAAGGACGTATTTATGCCGAACGCGGTCGGACTTATCATTTATGGGGTGATTGGAACTGCTGCATATCTGATTATCGCCGTGCTTTAGAGCTTTTACCACAGCACAACAGCTCCAATACCGATTCCGCTCTCCGTTTACACGCTCAGGTGGAAACTTGGTTAAACCAATTATTAACGATTGACAATTAG